In the Bacillota bacterium genome, TTGACCTGAAAGATACCGCACCCCTCATCGTGGCCGAGATCCCCGCACCCCCCGGAGCCCCGACGGTGCTCCTCTACAGCCACTACGACGTCGTCCCCGCCGGCGACGAGTCGGAATGGCACTCGCCTCCCTTCGAGCCGACCGAGCGCGACGGAGCCATCTATGGACGAGGCGCTGCCGATACCAAGTCGAACATCGTCGCCCTCGCCGGAGCGCTGCGAGCCTGGGATGGGAGGCCGCCCGTGGGAATCAGGGCCATTATCGAAGGCATGGAAGAAGTCGGCGGCGGGTCCCTTCTTTCCTACGTGGCCGAACATCCCGAGCTCTTTACCTCAGACGTCATGTTTATCGGCGACATGGGCAATGTGCGGCCGGGGGTCCCCACTCTTACCGTAGCCCTGCGAGGTATGGCCATGGTCACGGTCGAGGTACGGACCTTGGCATCCGCCAAGCACAGCGGGCAATATGGTGGAGCTGCGCCGGACGCGCTGCTGGCGCTGTTGCGCGCGCTGGCTTCCCTCCACGACGACCATGGCGATGTCGCGGTCGAAGGCCTGCGGCGCGAGGAGTGGACGGGCGGTGGCAACACCGAGGAGGAGTTCCGGGCTCTGGCCGAGGTTCTGGAGGGCCTGCCCCTCATGGGTACGGGGACGCTTGGTTCCCGGGTCTGGTCCGGACCGGCAATCACCGTCACCGGCATCGACGTCCCCACGGTGGAAAAGGCGGTCAACGCAGTCTCCCCGTACGCGCGGGCATCCCTGAACCTGCGCGTGCACCCCCAGCAGGACGCCGGGGAGGCTCAGGCGGCACTCATGCGTCATTTGGAGGAGGCCATACCTTTCGGCATTCGCATGGAGGTGCACGCCGGTGCGACAGGCAACGGCTTTGCCGCCCGCACGGACAGCCCCGCCTATCGGGCCGCCCGGGAGGCGTGGTCGGCAGCCTGGGGGACGGAGGCGGTGGCAGTGGGAAGCGGGGGGTCGATCCCCCTGGTGGAAGCGCTAGGCCGTGCCGTACCCCACGCGGACGTGCTGATGGCAGGCACAACAGATGGATTTGCCAACATCCATGGCCCAAACGAAAGGGTGCTGCTGGATGAATTCGAGAAGACCGTGCTGGCAGAGGCCGACCTTCTCGGACGCTTGGCCTCACTCCCGGGATGGGGGGTAGGACCGTGAACGACAAACCCGAAGATTTCGAGACTGAAGCGGCCGATACCGAAGCAGTTGGGGCTTCTCTGAACGCGACCGATTCCGGCACAAACAAGCGGTCGAGGAGACTCCGCAACCCCAAGGACGAGGCCAAGGGCCCGGGCCTGGTGCAGCGCGCCATGACCTTCATCGAGCGGGTAGGCAACAAGGTGCCCCACCCGGCTATCCTGTTCCTCGCTCTCATCCTGGGTCTGATCATCCTCTCCCAGATCCTGGTATGGATCGGGGTCAGGGCCACCTACGAGGTGGTGGTTCCTCCAACGGTCGAGGTAGAGGAATCCGATCTGGGCGGGTCGACCGGGCCGTACGACGTGCTGCCACCCGGGCATGTGGATGCAGAGGACTACAAGGTGGAGACGAGGACGGCGGAGATCAAGAGCCTTCTGGACGGTAACGGCATCCGCTTCCTTTTCACCTCGTTCGTCAGCAACTTCATGAGTTTCACGGCCATGGGCATCATCCTCATCGTAATGATCGGGGTGGGGCTGGCGGAGTCCTCGGGACTCATTGGCGCTCTCATCCGTAAACTGGTGGACATATCATCGCCCGCTTCGCTCACCTACATCATCGTGTTTCTGGGCATCATGTCCAGCATCGCCTCCGATGCGGGCTATCTGGTACTCATCCCGCTGGGGGCGGCGGCGTTCATGAGCGTGGGGCGTCACCCGCTGGCCGGCATGGCGGCGGCCTTCGCCGGCGTGGCCGCCGGTTTCGGCGTGAACCTCCTCATCACGCCGACAGACGCCGTCCTTACAGAAATCACCAACGAGTCTATCGCGCTCGTCAACCCAGCCCATTCCATCGGCATCACCGCCAACCTGTGGTTCGGGATCGGGTCTACTATCATGCTCACCATCGTCATGGGGCTGATCTGCACGCGCATCGTCGAACCCCGCCTGGGTGCCTACAATCGCTCCAAGGCTCCAGCCAACGGCACGGCTAAAGCCGCTGATGAAGCCGCCAGCACGGTCTCGCCTGCCCTCGAGTCGAAAGGCCTGCGCTGGTCGGCCCTGGGCATCCTGGGCGTAATCGTGGTGATCGCTCTGCTCACCTTCATTCCCGGAGCGCCCCTGCGCGACCCCGAGACGGGCAGCATCATCGGCACTTCTCCCTTCATGGACAGCCTGATCGTGATAATCGCCATCGTGTTCCTGGTCGCCGGCGCGGTCTACGGTAAAGTCACGGGGACTATCAAGAACGCCACCGAGGGCATCGAACATATCACTAAGGGTTGGGCGGGCTTGGCCGGGCTACTCTTCCTTTTCCTGCTAATCGCCCAGTTTATCGCATATTTCAACTACTCCAACATCCCCCAAGTGGCGGCCGTCAAGCTGGGAAACGCGCTGCAGGGGCTCAACATCGCCGACATCTGGCTTCTAATCCTGGCTATACTGATCACCCTGGTGGTGGGCATCATCATGCCGCAGGCCATCGCCAAGTGGGCGCTCCTGGCTCCCATTTTCATCCCCCTCTTCTTAACTCTTGGCATAGAACCCCAGTACGTGCTGGCCGCGTACCGGGTCGCCGACTCGCCTATGAACATCGTTACGCCAATCATGGCATACTTCCCGCTCATCGTCGTGTTCGCCAGGCGTTATGATAAAGATTCGGGTATAGGTACCGTGGTGGCACTCATGCTGCCGTACTTCCTGATCACGACGGTGGCGTGGATCGTTTTCTTCGTAATCTGGTACCTACTCGGTATTCCGATGGGAGTGTGAGCAGCAGGGTTTATACCAGAAACAACGCCGGGGTCATGGCCATCCTATGCCTGGTGTCCTGTTTCTCGCTTATCGTAAAAAGCCATTGGCGGACTGACCTGATTGTTGCTTTGCCATATGATCCGCATAGCCTGCCAGCTTAAAGGAACACAAAATACTTTACCTTCCATATATGAGCTTTCCAACAAACCAAGCAGGCCGGGAAACCTTACCTGGCCTGCTTCCATGATCCTGGTGGGGGAGGATGGATTCGAGCCTTCTACCCATTATTCAGCAAACGATCAACACAACTTTTGGATTTCATAGGAAAACGGGATCATATCGATGCTGCCCGGAAATAGAGGATTAGGAACCCAACCACCACCACGGAACGGCGATCACCTTGCTGTGGAGATGACGAAGAGAGCTCCCTGTGTGCACTAGAACGCCCCGTATTGCCCGAGGATGTTCCTGGAGGAACGCAAGGAGATTCTTGATATCGTTATAGGAAGGCCGGGTGGTCATCTTGACCTCGACCGCCACCAGGTCCCTGCCTTGCTCCAGGACAAAATCCACCTCCTTGCCTCCGGAGGTCCGCCAGAAGTAGATGCCGACTCGGGGAACCTGCAGTTCCGCGTCTGCGCGCAGTTGCAGATGGACCAGGCATTCGAAGAGGCCCCCCAGCTCTCGCGCGTCACGTAGGGATTCCACGTCATGATAGCCGGCAAGAAAGGCGCTCAGCCCTGGATCGATAAAATACAGCTTGGGGGACTTGACGATACGCTTGCTGCGGCTGGCGGTGAAGGCTGGCACTCTCACCAGTAGGTTTGATACCTCGAGAAGCTTGAGATAGCGGTAAACGGTAGGCTGGCTTATGCCGGTATCCCGCGCCAGGGCGCTCTGGTTCAGGACGTTGCCTGTCCGCAGGGCCAGCGCGCCGAGGAGGCGGCGGAAATCGACCAGGTTCTCTATCTGGGAAAGCTCCCTCAAGTCCCTCTCCAGGTAGGTCCTGACGTAGCTTTCCCACCACAGCAAAACGTCCCCGAGCTCGCTCAAATTAAAGAGAGGCGGCATACATCCTCTAAGAATGTAAGGTAAAGGGTCTTCCTTCCTCGCGCTCCCCTCATCCAACTGGAAGTCTTTTTCCATGATCTGAGCAAGCCTGGACGGCTTGCCGCCCTTCCCCCGCATCTCCCGATAGGTGAAGGGCAGCATCTCCAGGTATATAGCTCTGCCTGCCAGGGACTCCGTCACCTTGCTCATGAGGAGTAGGTTGGATGAGCCCGACAGCAGGAAGCGCTTCTTGCGCTTGCTGCGATCCACCTCCAGTTTGACTGCCTCTAGTGTCCGCGGCGCTTTCTGTACCTCGTCGACAATTACCTTGCCGTGTCCCTCCCAGAGGGATCCAGGGTCCTCTCTCGCCTGTCCCAGCAGCGAGAAGTCATCCAGGTTAATGTAGTGAAATCCCCTGAATTCGTTCCTCAAGAATGTGCTCTTTCCTACCTGGCGAGGCCCGGTTATCACCACTACCGGAAAGGAGCTTAGTGCTGATTCGACCTTGGGCCCTAGGTCTCGCCGTCTATATTCAATTTCGT is a window encoding:
- a CDS encoding AbgT family transporter, yielding MTFIERVGNKVPHPAILFLALILGLIILSQILVWIGVRATYEVVVPPTVEVEESDLGGSTGPYDVLPPGHVDAEDYKVETRTAEIKSLLDGNGIRFLFTSFVSNFMSFTAMGIILIVMIGVGLAESSGLIGALIRKLVDISSPASLTYIIVFLGIMSSIASDAGYLVLIPLGAAAFMSVGRHPLAGMAAAFAGVAAGFGVNLLITPTDAVLTEITNESIALVNPAHSIGITANLWFGIGSTIMLTIVMGLICTRIVEPRLGAYNRSKAPANGTAKAADEAASTVSPALESKGLRWSALGILGVIVVIALLTFIPGAPLRDPETGSIIGTSPFMDSLIVIIAIVFLVAGAVYGKVTGTIKNATEGIEHITKGWAGLAGLLFLFLLIAQFIAYFNYSNIPQVAAVKLGNALQGLNIADIWLLILAILITLVVGIIMPQAIAKWALLAPIFIPLFLTLGIEPQYVLAAYRVADSPMNIVTPIMAYFPLIVVFARRYDKDSGIGTVVALMLPYFLITTVAWIVFFVIWYLLGIPMGV
- a CDS encoding M20/M25/M40 family metallo-hydrolase — encoded protein: MGSYQESGSPSDFSHLKARIGELMPYLKEELSALIAIPSVSEAGYPENTRPTLLQARDAVIELFREASCEQVQSVDLKDTAPLIVAEIPAPPGAPTVLLYSHYDVVPAGDESEWHSPPFEPTERDGAIYGRGAADTKSNIVALAGALRAWDGRPPVGIRAIIEGMEEVGGGSLLSYVAEHPELFTSDVMFIGDMGNVRPGVPTLTVALRGMAMVTVEVRTLASAKHSGQYGGAAPDALLALLRALASLHDDHGDVAVEGLRREEWTGGGNTEEEFRALAEVLEGLPLMGTGTLGSRVWSGPAITVTGIDVPTVEKAVNAVSPYARASLNLRVHPQQDAGEAQAALMRHLEEAIPFGIRMEVHAGATGNGFAARTDSPAYRAAREAWSAAWGTEAVAVGSGGSIPLVEALGRAVPHADVLMAGTTDGFANIHGPNERVLLDEFEKTVLAEADLLGRLASLPGWGVGP
- a CDS encoding ATP-binding protein, which translates into the protein MITGPRQVGKSTFLRNEFRGFHYINLDDFSLLGQAREDPGSLWEGHGKVIVDEVQKAPRTLEAVKLEVDRSKRKKRFLLSGSSNLLLMSKVTESLAGRAIYLEMLPFTYREMRGKGGKPSRLAQIMEKDFQLDEGSARKEDPLPYILRGCMPPLFNLSELGDVLLWWESYVRTYLERDLRELSQIENLVDFRRLLGALALRTGNVLNQSALARDTGISQPTVYRYLKLLEVSNLLVRVPAFTASRSKRIVKSPKLYFIDPGLSAFLAGYHDVESLRDARELGGLFECLVHLQLRADAELQVPRVGIYFWRTSGGKEVDFVLEQGRDLVAVEVKMTTRPSYNDIKNLLAFLQEHPRAIRGVLVHTGSSLRHLHSKVIAVPWWWLGS